The Carnobacterium sp. 17-4 genome has a window encoding:
- the prfA gene encoding peptide chain release factor 1 — protein sequence MFDRLESVEGRYEELNELLSDPEVVSDTKRLMKLTKEEAAIRETVATYRRYKEVSQDISDTEEMLGEKLDSEMAEMAKEELNDLKKEKTEIEEKMKILMLPKDENDDRNIIMEIRGAAGGDEAQLFAGTLFNMYQKYADAQGWRTEVLDANITGIGGYKEITLMITGDNVYSKLKYENGAHRVQRVPSTESQGRIHTSTATVVVMPEAEEVELNLPDKDIRTDIYHASGAGGQHVNKTASAVRLTHLPTGIAVAMQDERSQIKNREKAMKVLRARVYDHIQQAAQSEYDAERKSAVGTGDRSERIRTYNYPQSRVTDHRIGLTIQKLDQILSGKLDEIIDALILNDQTAKMEQLQHEE from the coding sequence ATGTTTGATAGATTAGAAAGCGTTGAAGGACGTTATGAAGAACTAAATGAATTGTTGAGTGACCCAGAGGTAGTCAGTGATACAAAACGATTAATGAAACTGACTAAAGAAGAAGCTGCTATTCGTGAAACAGTTGCAACTTACCGTCGCTACAAAGAAGTCAGCCAAGATATTTCGGATACAGAAGAAATGCTTGGTGAAAAACTAGATTCTGAGATGGCTGAAATGGCAAAAGAAGAATTAAATGATCTAAAAAAAGAAAAAACAGAAATTGAAGAAAAAATGAAAATATTAATGTTGCCAAAAGATGAAAATGATGACCGCAATATCATTATGGAAATACGTGGAGCAGCTGGCGGAGACGAAGCACAATTATTTGCTGGAACTTTGTTTAATATGTATCAAAAATACGCTGACGCACAAGGCTGGAGAACTGAAGTGTTAGATGCTAACATTACGGGTATCGGTGGATACAAAGAAATCACCTTAATGATCACTGGAGACAATGTTTATTCTAAATTGAAGTATGAAAATGGCGCTCATCGTGTTCAACGTGTTCCGTCAACCGAATCACAAGGACGTATCCATACTTCTACTGCAACTGTAGTAGTTATGCCGGAAGCTGAAGAAGTTGAATTGAATCTGCCAGATAAAGATATTCGTACAGATATCTACCATGCGAGTGGAGCCGGCGGACAGCACGTTAATAAAACAGCGTCTGCCGTTCGTTTGACTCATTTACCTACAGGAATTGCTGTAGCGATGCAAGATGAACGTTCACAAATCAAAAACCGTGAGAAAGCGATGAAAGTTTTGCGTGCTAGAGTATATGATCATATCCAACAAGCAGCTCAAAGCGAGTATGATGCTGAACGGAAATCAGCTGTTGGAACCGGAGACCGTTCAGAACGTATCCGTACGTATAATTACCCACAAAGCCGTGTTACCGATCATCGTATTGGATTGACCATTCAAAAGTTAGATCAAATTTTATCTGGTAAATTAGATGAAATCATTGATGCTTTGATTTTAAATGATCAAACAGCCAAAATGGAGCAATTGCAACATGAAGAGTAA
- a CDS encoding thymidine kinase: MAQLFFKYGAMNSGKTIEILKVAYNYEEQNKPVAIMTSGLDDRDEIGVVSSRIGLRREGIAIFEETNVFETINALNYVPACVLIDESQFLKKEHVLQLAHIVDELDIPVMAFGLKNDFKNELFEGSEYLLLYADKIEEMKTICWYCHKKATMNMRMIDGKPVYAGAQIQIGGNESYFPVCRKHYFNPLLKDDL; the protein is encoded by the coding sequence ATGGCCCAACTTTTTTTTAAATATGGAGCAATGAATAGTGGAAAGACTATTGAAATTTTAAAAGTAGCATATAATTATGAAGAACAAAACAAACCTGTCGCAATTATGACAAGCGGTTTGGATGATCGTGATGAGATTGGTGTAGTATCCAGTCGAATTGGCTTAAGACGTGAAGGAATCGCGATATTTGAAGAAACAAACGTTTTTGAAACGATAAATGCATTGAATTATGTACCGGCATGTGTACTAATTGATGAATCGCAATTTTTGAAAAAGGAACATGTTCTTCAGTTGGCTCATATTGTGGATGAATTAGATATTCCCGTTATGGCATTTGGATTGAAAAACGACTTTAAAAATGAACTGTTTGAAGGTTCAGAGTACTTATTGCTATACGCGGATAAAATTGAAGAAATGAAAACTATTTGTTGGTATTGCCATAAAAAAGCAACGATGAACATGCGTATGATTGACGGAAAGCCAGTTTATGCAGGAGCACAAATTCAAATAGGGGGCAATGAAAGTTATTTCCCAGTTTGTCGCAAACATTACTTCAATCCGCTATTGAAGGACGACTTGTAG
- a CDS encoding MurT ligase domain-containing protein has translation MSIRSAFAIAVGRTTKWGLHTFFKGGSSYPGQLTQKLDPTVLGTLSRNYDVVIVTGTNGKTLTTALTYQVLKQKYPEIITNPTGANMLQGIISTFLEHHSYTNNTEKKAAVLEVDEASLIHVTKYIKPKAIVFTNVFRDQMDRYGEIYTTYQMMLNGAALAPDALIVSNGDAPIFNSKETINKRVYFGFDHLPDGELKAHYNTDGVLCPHCNNILHYKFLTYSNLGKYYCPNCDFKRPELTYRLTDLTHMDHESSKFEIDGEDFEIKIGGQYNIYNALAAYSVGRILDVSTDQIRAGFAASKRVFGRQEVIQIDDKEITINLVKNPVGLNQVLDMINLTPEPFSLVSILNANYADGTDVSWIWDANYEIVPNMNIKQVTVGGERVEDITARLEVAGIPEEELQVIPSIPEIIKSFKNAPTKKIYVLATYTAVLQLRKELANQGYIEGGM, from the coding sequence TTGAGTATACGTAGTGCATTTGCCATCGCAGTAGGAAGAACAACTAAATGGGGACTTCATACGTTCTTTAAAGGCGGAAGTAGTTATCCCGGTCAACTAACACAGAAATTAGATCCTACCGTATTAGGTACTTTATCAAGAAATTACGATGTTGTTATTGTTACCGGAACTAATGGTAAAACATTAACGACCGCATTGACTTATCAAGTTTTAAAACAAAAATACCCTGAAATTATTACAAACCCTACTGGAGCAAATATGCTGCAAGGAATCATTTCAACTTTTCTTGAACATCACTCTTACACAAATAACACTGAGAAAAAGGCTGCCGTTCTTGAAGTAGATGAAGCCAGTTTGATTCATGTAACAAAATATATTAAACCAAAAGCGATTGTGTTTACGAATGTTTTCCGTGATCAAATGGATCGCTATGGTGAAATTTATACGACTTATCAAATGATGTTGAATGGTGCAGCGTTAGCTCCAGATGCTTTAATTGTTAGTAATGGAGATGCTCCAATTTTCAATTCAAAAGAAACCATTAACAAACGTGTATACTTTGGTTTTGACCACCTTCCAGATGGGGAATTAAAAGCTCATTACAATACCGATGGTGTCTTGTGTCCACATTGCAACAATATTTTACATTACAAATTTTTAACGTATAGCAATCTAGGGAAATATTATTGTCCTAATTGCGATTTCAAACGTCCAGAATTGACGTATCGTTTAACGGACTTGACTCATATGGATCATGAATCGTCTAAATTTGAAATCGACGGAGAAGACTTTGAAATTAAAATTGGTGGACAATACAATATCTATAATGCCTTAGCTGCTTATAGTGTTGGTCGGATATTAGATGTTTCTACTGATCAAATTCGCGCTGGATTTGCCGCATCAAAACGAGTTTTTGGTCGTCAAGAGGTCATTCAAATCGATGACAAAGAAATTACGATTAACTTAGTTAAAAATCCTGTTGGTTTGAACCAAGTCTTGGATATGATCAACTTAACTCCAGAACCGTTCTCTCTCGTTTCAATTTTAAATGCAAACTATGCGGATGGAACAGATGTCAGCTGGATTTGGGATGCAAATTACGAGATCGTTCCTAATATGAATATCAAACAAGTCACTGTTGGTGGTGAACGAGTAGAAGATATCACTGCTCGTTTAGAAGTTGCTGGAATTCCTGAAGAAGAACTTCAAGTTATCCCGAGCATACCTGAAATAATTAAGAGCTTTAAAAATGCGCCAACAAAAAAAATCTACGTACTAGCTACTTATACTGCTGTCTTACAATTGCGTAAAGAGTTAGCAAACCAAGGTTATATTGAGGGAGGTATGTAA
- a CDS encoding type 1 glutamine amidotransferase translates to MIELNVCHLYGDLLNTYGDNGNLLMLKHRAKKRGVQFNIEIVSLNDSFDANKYDLVFFGGGQDFEQRIVSKDIQAKKEAITEYIENDGVTVGICGGFQLLGHYYVDAAGNRINGIGALNHYTLNQDNNRFIGDIVIKNDEFGETYKGFENHNGRTFLGEGVKPLGVVEMGYGNNGEDKTEGAHYKQTYCSYFHGPLLVRNTTLTDRILKEAVKKRFPKEAEELFA, encoded by the coding sequence ATGATAGAATTAAATGTTTGTCATCTTTATGGCGATTTATTAAATACTTATGGAGATAACGGCAACTTGTTGATGTTAAAACACCGTGCTAAAAAAAGAGGCGTTCAGTTTAATATCGAGATCGTTAGTTTAAATGATTCATTTGATGCCAATAAATACGATTTAGTGTTCTTCGGCGGCGGACAAGATTTTGAGCAAAGAATAGTTTCAAAAGATATCCAAGCTAAAAAAGAAGCCATTACTGAATACATCGAAAACGATGGCGTTACAGTCGGTATTTGTGGCGGATTCCAATTGTTAGGCCACTATTATGTAGATGCTGCCGGAAATAGAATCAACGGTATCGGTGCTTTGAATCACTACACCTTGAATCAAGACAACAATCGCTTTATTGGCGATATTGTCATTAAAAATGATGAGTTTGGTGAAACCTACAAAGGTTTTGAAAACCATAATGGCCGTACTTTTCTTGGTGAAGGCGTTAAACCATTGGGTGTTGTTGAAATGGGTTATGGCAATAATGGCGAAGATAAAACAGAAGGTGCGCATTACAAGCAAACTTACTGTTCATACTTCCATGGACCATTATTAGTTAGAAATACAACATTAACCGATCGTATTTTGAAAGAAGCCGTAAAAAAACGATTCCCTAAAGAAGCAGAAGAATTATTTGCCTAG
- the manA gene encoding mannose-6-phosphate isomerase, class I, with protein sequence MNEPLILAPVLQEKIWGGKKLHDVFGYDLPSDKTGEAWAISAHPNGPSTVKNGPYQGMTLAEVWDQHREVFGNAKGEVFPLLTKILDAADDLSVQVHPDDQYGMEHEGELGKTECWYVIDADEGSEIIYGHHAKTKEELEQMILDGKWDALLRRIEVKKGDFFFVPSGTIHAIGGGITILETQQSSDTTYRVYDYDRKDEQGNTRELHVKQSVDVTTVPHIDPTPEMNSEKQEDATITTFVKTSFFDVYKWEVNGKADFVATAPYTLVSVLDGDGKLIVEAGEYELTKGTHLILPNDIKEWTIEGNLDIIASNN encoded by the coding sequence ATGAATGAACCATTGATATTAGCGCCTGTGTTGCAAGAAAAAATTTGGGGCGGAAAAAAATTGCATGACGTATTTGGCTATGATTTGCCAAGTGATAAAACTGGAGAAGCATGGGCCATCAGTGCACATCCAAATGGACCGAGTACAGTGAAAAATGGACCTTATCAAGGAATGACCCTAGCTGAAGTATGGGATCAACATCGTGAAGTGTTTGGCAACGCAAAAGGAGAAGTTTTTCCTTTACTGACGAAAATATTAGATGCGGCAGATGATTTATCGGTTCAAGTTCATCCGGACGATCAATACGGTATGGAACACGAAGGTGAATTGGGCAAAACAGAATGTTGGTATGTTATTGATGCGGATGAAGGTTCAGAAATCATTTATGGGCATCATGCTAAGACAAAAGAAGAATTAGAACAAATGATTCTTGATGGGAAATGGGATGCGTTATTACGTCGCATTGAAGTTAAGAAAGGAGACTTTTTCTTTGTACCAAGTGGAACAATCCATGCGATTGGTGGAGGTATTACCATTCTGGAAACACAACAATCTAGTGATACAACTTATCGAGTGTATGATTATGACCGTAAAGATGAGCAAGGAAACACAAGAGAATTGCATGTCAAACAATCAGTTGATGTAACAACTGTTCCACATATTGACCCGACTCCTGAAATGAACAGTGAGAAACAGGAAGACGCAACAATCACAACATTTGTAAAGACTTCATTTTTTGATGTCTATAAATGGGAAGTGAATGGCAAAGCCGACTTTGTTGCAACTGCTCCTTATACCCTTGTTAGCGTGTTAGATGGAGACGGTAAATTGATTGTCGAAGCAGGAGAGTATGAACTAACAAAAGGAACTCACCTAATCTTGCCAAACGACATCAAAGAATGGACAATTGAAGGCAATTTAGATATTATTGCATCAAATAACTAG
- a CDS encoding serine hydrolase domain-containing protein, with the protein MYPKTNAFIQQLIEDELLPGASFGFIKDGKQLNYYEGLSAILPEKEPIRENSIYDIASLTKVVLTTTIILQLWQEGKLAIDDKVSQYLTTFSAQEVTIRHLLTHTSGLEGYIPNRDSLSANELKQAILHLPVGKDFGGEVRYTDTGFILLGFIIEEIVQDTLANVFVNRVSGPLNLKESSYHPIDLQKCVPTEVDKKRGLIRGEVHDPKAYILGDHCGSAGLFSTLTDCLTFSHMMLNKGEFNGKRILNETTVLSLLTDWIPTGKLNRSLGWDIKKNGNKNYLFHTGFTGTFILLDIKEKEAFVFLSNRVHPTNDNKSEYLSQRDLLIKCYLAEKEAMNK; encoded by the coding sequence ATGTATCCAAAAACAAACGCGTTTATTCAGCAATTAATTGAAGATGAATTACTTCCGGGAGCAAGTTTTGGTTTTATTAAAGATGGTAAACAACTAAACTATTATGAAGGGTTATCTGCTATTTTGCCGGAAAAAGAACCCATTAGAGAAAATTCTATCTACGATATTGCCTCTTTAACAAAAGTAGTTTTAACGACAACGATTATCTTGCAATTGTGGCAAGAAGGTAAATTAGCTATTGATGATAAAGTCAGCCAATATTTGACAACTTTTTCAGCCCAAGAGGTAACGATTAGACATTTGTTAACTCATACATCTGGACTAGAAGGTTATATTCCCAATCGTGATTCTTTATCTGCAAATGAATTGAAGCAAGCCATTCTTCATTTGCCAGTAGGAAAAGACTTTGGAGGAGAAGTACGTTACACAGATACAGGGTTCATCTTATTAGGGTTTATTATTGAAGAGATTGTGCAAGACACTTTAGCCAATGTATTTGTTAATCGAGTTAGCGGGCCGTTGAATTTGAAGGAGTCTTCTTATCATCCTATTGATTTACAAAAATGTGTTCCAACAGAGGTAGATAAAAAGAGAGGACTGATAAGAGGAGAGGTTCATGATCCTAAAGCGTATATATTAGGAGACCACTGTGGAAGTGCTGGATTATTTTCGACGCTGACAGATTGTTTGACCTTTAGTCACATGATGTTGAATAAAGGAGAATTTAATGGAAAACGTATTCTTAATGAAACAACTGTGCTATCATTATTAACAGATTGGATACCAACTGGTAAGCTGAACCGGTCTTTAGGATGGGATATCAAAAAAAACGGTAATAAAAACTATTTGTTTCATACTGGATTTACAGGAACCTTTATTTTGTTAGACATCAAAGAAAAAGAGGCATTCGTTTTTCTGTCTAATCGTGTCCATCCAACTAATGATAACAAGTCAGAATATCTTAGCCAACGAGACCTTTTAATAAAGTGTTACTTAGCAGAAAAGGAAGCCATGAATAAATAA